In the genome of Monodelphis domestica isolate mMonDom1 chromosome 2, mMonDom1.pri, whole genome shotgun sequence, one region contains:
- the LOC100019316 gene encoding histone H3.3A: MARTKQTARKSTGGKAPRKQLATKAARKSAPSTGGVKKPHRYRPGTVALREIRRYQKSTELLIRKLPFQRLVREIAQDFKTDLRFQSAAIGALQEASEAYLVGLFEDTNLCAIHAKRVTIMPKDIQLARRIRGERA; the protein is encoded by the exons ATGGCTCGTACCAAGCAAACTGCCCGTAAATCCACCGGTGGTAAAGCGCCCAGGAAGCAGCTCGCTACAAAAGCCGCTCGCAAGAGTGCGCCCTCTACTGGAGGGGTCAAGAAACCTCATCGCTACAG GCCGGGTACTGTGGCTCTCCGTGAAATCAGACGTTATCAGAAATCCACCGAACTTCTGATTCGTAAACTTCCCTTCCAGCGTCTGGTGCGTGAAATTGCTCAGGACTTCAAAACAGATCTGCGCTTCCAGAGTGCAGCAATTGGTGCTTTGCAG GAGGCAAGTGAAGCCTATCTGGTTGGCCTGTTTGAGGACACCAACCTATGTGCTATCCACGCCAAACGTGTCACAATCATGCCAAAAGATATCCAGCTAGCACGCCGCATACGTGGAGAACGTGCTTAA